The Alphaproteobacteria bacterium DNA segment GATTGGACATGAGCCAGATAACGCGACCAATCGATAGATTGGGCATGATCCTCGTCCGCATCCGCCGCCGCGCGTTCCGCTTCGTCTTCTTCCTGTTCGATCAGGCTGCGCGGAGCCTGCGGCGTGGTGCCCAGCATCATGTCCAGGCTTAAAGGTCCCGTGCGTTGCCAGGGCGTGATGGTATAGGGCGCGGGGGGACGCGGTCCCGCCATCTGCCAGGGCGGCATTTCGCCATCGGCCAAATCCAGGGCTTGCTCTAGTACCTGGTCGGCGTAAAGCTGGCCGTCGATTAGGCCGGCGCGCTGCGCCTCTTGCGCCAATAACGGGCCGGAATCGCGGGCCGCGATCACGGCGGACAGGGGCAGGCAGCGTCCCAAGGAAATGCCCGTCACGATCTGCCTTCCGACATCGCGCGCCAATGCGGTCATCATCTCGCCCTCGGCCTGGCCCATGGCGCGGTCGGTGACGCTGTTCATGGCGGATTTATAGGCTTCGCGCTTGTCGATCTGCGGCTCGACGCCGAAGCGGTCCAAGACCGCGCGGAAATAGGGAATCTCGATCAGCAAGCCCGCCAGTCCCACCGATCCCACCGGCTGCACATAGACCCGGCTGGCCTGGGTCGCCAGGAACAGATTACGGTCACCTGGCGAAGCCTCGCCGAAACTGGGGGCATAGGCCAGGGCGAATTTACCGCTGGCGCGGAAACGCTCAAGCGCCGTCGCGATTTCTTGGGCCTGGGCCAATCCCAATTGATGGTCGCCAAAGGTCACGACCAGTCCGCGCACCCGTTCATCCTTACGCGCGGCGTCCAGGGTGCGGACCACGTCGCGCAGGCGGCTGGGCGGACTGATGGCCATATCGCGCACCAGATTGACCAAGGGCGAATCCGGGGCATCTTCAACCAGCGGTTCGGCCAGGTCCAATGTCAGAACCATGCGTTCGGGCAAGGGCATGACGGGAACGGGCTTTTTGTTCAGCAGCACGATCCAGCCCAGAACGGAAACCAGCACCACGCCGCCGCCGATGACAGCCAAGAACCGTCCCAGAATGCGTCCTATCCTACCCAGCATGATGTTTGACCCCTGTTCCGGGAAACCAGAAGATAAACCATGACGCAACCTAAAGAATCCGGTTGGCGGCGTCCATGTTTTTGCGCAGAGGCGATTTGTCGGCTTGAGATTGTCCCATGGCCTTGGGCATACTGTAGGGCACCATGCCCAATATGCGCCAACGCCATGCCTATTTCAAAGCCGCCCGGGAATCCTTGCGTCCGGCAGGCGGGGCCGTGCGGGCCTGCGACCATCCCGGATGCGCGGCCCCCGCTGAACATCGCGCGCCCAAAAGCCGGGACTTAAAGGACTATTATTGGTTCTGCACGGAACATGCCCGCGCCTACAACACGCGCTGGGACTATTTCCAGGGCATGACGGCGGACGCCATCGACGCCTTTCGTTGTGCCGACCTGCTGGGACATCGTCCCACATGGCCTTTGGGCAGTTTGGGTGCCAAGCGGCGGGCCGCGCAAGAGGACGACGCCCGGCGCGCAAACGAGAAGAAGACAGCCACCGATCATCTGGCACGCCGTTTGCCGGCGGCGGGATTATCGGCCCTGGCGGTGATGGATCTGCAGCCGCCGGTGGGATTTGACGATATTCGCGAACGCTATCGCACATTGGTGCGGCGCTTTCATCCCGATCTGCGCGGCGAGGATAACGATTCCGAAAACCGCCTTAAGGCCGTCACCCAGGCCTATATGGTCCTCAAAGCCCTCTACCGCCCCAGTCAGGACGACAACGAATGAACAGCCCGGACCTTCGCTTGCCCGATCTTCGGTTATCCGTGCGCGAGGTCTTTGGCCTGGATGTTGATTGGACGGTGCCCGCTTTTTCCGCACCCGACGAACATGTGCCCGAGCGCGATGCCTGTTACCGCTTTGACCATGACACCACCTTGGCCATCTTGGCGGGATTTGCCCATAACCGGCGGGTGCTGATTCAAGGCCTGCACGGCACGGGTAAATCCACCCATATCGAACAAGTCGCCGCGCGTCTTAATTGGCCGTGCCTGCGCATCAATCTGGACAGCCATATCAGCCGTATGGACTTGCTGGGCAAAGACGCCATCGTGCTGCGCGAGGGAGTCCAAGTCACCGAATTCCGCGAGGGGATATTGCCTTGGGCCTTGCAACGCCCTTGCGCCTTGGTCTTTGACGAATACGATGCCGGGCGTCCGGATGTGATGTTTGTGATCCAGCGCGTATTGGAAGTGGAAGGCAAGCTGACCCTGTTGGATCAAAGCCGCGTGCTGCATCCGCATCCGGCTTTCCGCCTATTGGCCACGGCCAACACCGTGGGGCTGGGCGATGCATCGGGACTGTATCACGGCACACAGCCGATCAATCAGGGACAGATGGACCGTTGGAACATCGTGGCCAGCTTGAACTATCTGCCGCACGAGGCGGAAGTGGCCATCGTGTTGGCGCGGTTGCCGCATCTGGATACGCCCCAAGGTCGCGCGCGCGTGGCCGCCATGGTGCGCGTGGCCGCCATGACGCGGGTGGGGCTGGCGGCGGGGGACCTGTCCACCGTCATGTCGCCGCGTACGGTGATCACCTGGGCCGAGAACGCCGATATTTTCGGCGATCTGGCCCTAGCCTTTCGCCTGACCTTCCTGAATAAATGCGACGAAACCCAGCGCGCAACGGTGGCCGAATATTATCAACGCTGCCTTGATGTCGAACTGCCTGAAAGCGCCCTGACCAAGACGGCATGAATGACCCGCTTTAGGGCTGGCTGTGCATATCCGGTGCGGGTTTGGGTAATTTGGCGAACATGGCATCGAAACGCTGCACATCGCCGGGGCTTTCGGCTAAGGCCTGACGCAATTCGGGCAAGACCTGGGCCAATCGCGCGGCTAGGAACGTGCCGGCGGCCTCTTTGCGCCATGCCAGGCGTGCCTGAGCGGGCCATTCTTCCCAAGTTTCGGGGGAAAGCTGGTTACGTAACAAGGCCATCATCGTCATGCGCGATTTGGCCAAGATGGGTTCATGGGGGCCTGTGTCGAGCGACAAAGCCAATGCCTTGACCACGCCGGGCATCGGCGCGCCGGTGCGCAGACGCAAATAGGCCAAACGCATCCAGCCGAACGTGTCCACCGGGGTTAAACTCAGCGCATGTTGCTGAGCGGCCAGGGCGCTGGCGATTCCTTCCTGTCCGGCAGGCGTGGCAAGGCCAGCGCGTTCGGCGCGGATCAGATAGGCTTGCGCCAGATCGGTCTGTGCCCGCGCCGTATCTACCCATTGAGATTCCGGTTGTTCGCGGCTGGCGATGAGTTCGTCCAGTTCCTTATCATCCAGCGAACGGGCGTTTTGCAGCAGCATCTCTTGTCGCTGGGCATCGCCTTGCGCGCGCACGCCGTGGGTGACGCTGTGAGGCACCGCCAAAGTCAACAACAACAGGGCTGCGCCGCCCATCACAAAAGGCATCGCGCCCGTCACGGGGCGTGGGCTGCGCTGCCGCCCCACGGGGGCGAAGCCGTCAGTTCGTATAGTAATCACGGTAGCGGCCATAGGCGACGCCGAAATCGCTGTAGCTATAACGTGCATGCTGGGCCAGATCCACCTGGTTCAGCACCACGCCGGCCACATGCAGACCCAGGCTTTGCAATTGATGCGCGGCACCTGCCGCCATGTCGCGGGGCGTCTCGGCCCAACGTACCAACAGCAAGGTGCAATCCACCCAACGCGCCACCACGGCGGCATCGGCCAAAGCCAGGATCGGCGGCGTGTCCACGATCACCAGATCATATTTTTCGCCCATATGGCGGATCAAACGCTCCATCTGATGCGAGCCCAGCAGGTCTTGGGCATTGGGCGTCTCACCATGCGCGGCAATGAAATGCAGGCCCGATGACGTATCGACTTGGATCGCCTGCTCGACCGAGCGGGTGCCGGCCAGGACCTGGGCCAGATCGGCGGCTTCGCGGCCATTCTCCGAAGCCAGCAGCTTGGACACTTTGGGGCGGCGCATATCGGCGTCGATCAACAGCACCCGATTGCCCGACTTGGCCAGCACGCGACCCATGCTGACGCTGAAGGTGGTCTTCCCTTCGCCGGGCACGGCGCTGGTGATCATCACCGATTTGGGCGGTTGATCGACATTCGAGAAATGCACCGCCGTGCGCACGGTGCGCAAGGACTCGCCAAAGGTCGATAAAGGCTTGTCCAGCACATAGTCTTCAGGCGACTGGTCGCCGGCGCTGCCGCGCGTGCTGGGCACCAGACCCACGGCGGGCAGTCCCAATAAAGATTCGATCTGCTCGGCGTTGCGGAAGCCGCGATCGAAATACTCCACCAGCCAAGCCAGGCTCAGTCCCACGGCCATGCCCACCAGTAGGCCTAAGAGAGCAAACAAAGGCTTGGACGGGAAATCGGGCCGCACGGGCGGTTGCGCGCGCGCGATCAAGCGCGCATCGGCCATTTGCAGGTCCTGCTGTTCGCTGGTTTGTTTGAAACGGCCCAGGAAGCTTTCATACAAGGTGCGATTGGCATCGGCCTCGCGCTGCAATTGGCGCAAGGTGACCATCTGCCCCATGCTTTCACCGGTTGTTTTCTCGATCTTATCCATCTCGCTTTGCAGGCTATTTTCTTTGGCCTTGGCGATCTCAACTTCGTTGTGCAGGCCTTGGATGATCTTTTTTGCCTCTTCCGATATCTTGTGGCGCAAGTCGCCAAGCTCGGCCCTGGTATTCACGATCTTGGGATGGCGCTCACCATACCGGGATTCCAAGTCGGCCATTTTGCGTTGCACCTCGGATTCCTGTTCGCGTAAACGCTGAATCAGGGGCGAGGCAAGAACATCGCCTGAAGCCTCGATCGATCCCCGCGCACCGGTCATTGATTGCGCGCCGCGTAGACGGGCTTCTGCCTGGCTACGCTCGGCTCGCGCCTGGATCATCTGTGTATTGATCTGTCCCAATTGCTGTTGCAGCACGGTGCCTTGGGCCGCCTCGGTCAGATTGGCCTTTTGGCGAAAATCTTCGACGGCATGCTCGGCGGCTTCTACCTTGCCTCGCAGATCGTCCAAACGGCCCGATAGCCAGCCATTGGCGCGCTGCACGGCCTCGAACTTGGCCTCAAGCTGATCGACCAGATAGGCATCGGCAAAGGCGTTGGCTATGCGCGCGGCTTTTTCAGGGTCTTGCGAGCGAAAGCGGATGCGTATGCTGTAGCTGCGCGCTTCGTTGCGTACGTCAAGCGCCGCGCCGATATTGCGGGCGACCTCGTTGCGTATACGATCTTCACCTTGAGGGGACGCTACCAGGCCCAGCCAATGCAAAGGCATCATGGGCCAAGGCACCGCTCTGGCGGCGGAATTAAACTCGGGGTCCTCGATCAACTTTAGCTTATCGATCACTCGGTCGATCATGGTGCGCGAGGTGATGATGTCGATTTCGCTTCGCAGGGACGAGCTGTCCACCTGAAGATTGGATAGGACTTGCTCGGCATTCGTCACACGCTGCTGTCGGCTATCCAGCAGCACAACGGCCTCGCTCGAATACTGCGGCGGCAGGATAAAGGCCAAGATAGTGGCCAGCAGAATCATCACGGTGGTCGAGATGGCAACCAGGCGCCAGCGCCGCCGGGTCATGGCAACAAGGCCTTTCAATGTCACGGCCTTCATATCATCTACGGCTGCAGGTGTTAGGGGCTGCGCGCCCGCGATTATCTTGTCACCATTCTTCTTCCAGGAGGTCCCGGCGCTTACATCCACATTCTGCATTTGCTTTACCTTATTAGATCACGGGTGGTGTGGATCGCGACGACAGAGGGCGCGGACGCACAAAAGCCTGGATGTTCCCAAAGGCACGGCCTTAGAAAGGCCAGATGAGCCATGGGATAATCCCGCGGTTTGAATTGAGCGGTCAGAAGAACCGCTCGGGCACCCGGATCACGTCTCCAGGTAGGACGGTTTCATCCTCGCGCACGGACCTCTCGACTTTGTCGGCATCGTTCGCGCGCACGATCGTTATCTTACTGCCGTTGGCACGATAGGTATAGCCTCCGGCCAAGGCAACGGCATTCACGATGGTCATACGGTTGACAAACGGGTAGCTTCCCGGCTTGGTCACTTCTCCCAGGATATAGAACGGCCTGTAGTTTAGTACCTCCAGGCTGACCTGAGGATCGCGCAGGAATCCGCCGGACAACTTATCCTTGATGGCATTGGTCAGTCCGCCCAGGGTTTGGCCGACAGCGGGAATGTCTCCCACAAGCGGCATGATCAGATTGCCGGTGCTGCCGATTTCAAACTCGCCCGACAGATCGCTCTCGCCGAACACCACCACCTTGACCTTGTCACCCACGCCCAAGACATAATCGACAGTTGTATTGCCGGTCGCCGCCGTGGGGGACCCTGCCGGGATGGGCATTGTAGGTGTAGGCTCGCTAAGAGCGGCATTGGGTGTGGGCGGGCGCAGGGATTGCTGGGCCCATGCGGGACCGATGCCCCACAAGCTGGCCAACAACACAACAAATCCCGCAACGCGCGGCAAGGCTTGATGCAGCACGGCCTTCCCTTTCAATAAGTGGCACACGACTGGATGTTCATTCCGTCTTTTGTTCTAGCATAGAGTTCGTTTCTGAATCAACATACACAAATAGAATGTCTTCGTCTCAAACGAAACGGGGCAGCCAAAGGCTGCCCCGTCGTAAGATATTGATACGTTGCCTTACATCTGGGCGCCCAGGCGTACGCCGACCATGTGACGGTCGAAACGTGCGGTCGGGACATCCGAGTCGCGTGTGGCAAAGTCATAGTTAAGGTCGGCGTGGAAGTTGCGGTTAAAGAAGTACCGCGCCCCAGCGCCCACGCCCACAGTGTCGTCGGCGCGATCGGTGACGCCGCCTTCAAAGTCGTTGCGAGTGACCGACACGTTGCTCTCCAACAGCAGGTCACGCATCAGCTCATGCGTCACCGTGGCCGAACCGCCGGTGCTGAGGAAGCTGGAATAAGCCAGCGGGTTGGTGACGCCACCGGCCGTGGTTTCCTCGATGCTGCGCTCGACTTCGAAAGTCAACGAGGTCAGGCCGGTGATGTTCCAGGTGGCATCGCCGCCAAACTTGACCGCATCAACATCGCTGCTGGCGAAACGGCGGTAATCCTGAAGCATGTAACCGACATAGGCTTGACCGGTCACGATGCCGCCGAAATCCATCTCGCTACCGCCCACGACATCGAAGCCGTCGGAGTTGCGCAAGGGATTGAAGTCATAGTGACGGCTGTTCACCTTGCCCGCGACAAAGGGGCGGAAGTTGGGGCTGAACTCATACATCACCTTGCCGCCCAGCTCGTTCTGATCGCGGTTGCGGGTGGTTTGGACGATGCTGCCGCCCAAGGCCGGCGTGTCTTCATAGGCGTGACGCTTAAAGTCGTAATCGCCCGTCAGCTTCACGCTGCCAACGCCATGATATGCCGTCACGCCACCGCGATAGACGTGGAACTTGGTGGGCTCGGAACCCGCGACATCGTTGGGCGAGCTGCGGCTTTCCGACAGGTTCTGATAGCCCAGATTCAGCTTAATCCAGGTTTCGCGCATCACGTCGATGCGGCCCTTGGCGTCAAATACGCCGTTATAGAAGTTCTCGTCATCGTGTTCGGTGTACAGGCCGATATCGCCGATGGCCGACAAAGCCAAGGCATGCCGCGACCAATTCGAGAACAAGCCGACGCTGGGACGCAGGTTCCAGACAAAATCGCTCTTCTCGTTGGTGTCGGTGGCAAAGATATTGCTGTCATACCAGCCACCCGCCGTGACGGCCGGGAAGAACTGGAACGATCCTACGGGGATGGGTGTGGGGTCGAAATCGGGGCGCGGACGCTCAATCACCGACTGACCACGGATCGGATGAACGGGCGAAAACGGCGCGCGGACATTGACGGCACCATCGACCGGATACCGGCCGCTAAAGACGCCTTCTGGACCATAGGCCAAGGCCGTTCCGGACGCAGACATCACTGCGAGGGCTGCACCAACCCCCAAACTCACAGCGCGGATATTTTTCATGGCTTGGTCCTTTCTCTTCTCTACCCTTGTGTTTTTCGTTGTTCGTTTTCAAAGCTTAGGCACATACGGGATGCTCGACCACGCGCCGCGCTTAGCTCTTTATCTTCGCTCTTGTGCGATAATTCGGCGCATCTGTCTATATGCAAGGCCTCGCTGGAAACAGAAAATAGTCTTCATGGTTGATGTGTTGCTAGATTGCAACAATAATTAACCTTTGATTTAGTTAAATCATGCAGGGGAAGGTGCCTTCGGAAAATGAGGGCAATGTTCCAGATGCAGATCCGTGCGCTCGGGCATTGCGGCATAGGGCACGAAAGCGCCAGGCAGCTCTCCCTGTTTCGCTTTGGGGTTCGTCAAGAAGAGTTCCAGGCTGGGTTTGCGGAATACAGAGCTGCCGCTGTCAGGGCGATGTTCGTGTTCCCCCATATTCAACATCATGCCGAATAGATCCAATGTACCCGCCTTGATCCGCTCTTTAATGACTGGATGCGCGGCGATGTTTTTGATCGTGTCGTTCATCAAATAAATCGCCAGCCGTTCTTTGGCATCGCGCGAAGACGGTTCATGGTTCTTGCAGGCTTGGGCTTTATTCTCCGCAAAAAGCTCCATCATGCTGTGCATGATCGTGTCGCGGGGTACGCCTTGCATCATGAGGCGCTGAAAGCCACATAGGCCATGATGTTGCACGACGATGGATTTAAGGCTGGGAAAGCTTAAGGCGACCTCGATGCTCGACCATACGCTTAAATCTTGATGAGCATTCTGCGGGTTGACCACCAGGCCGCCCGCTGTGCGGATGCAAAACACCTGGCCCGGTTGGTCGGGCATGAAGCTCAATGTGCGCGAATCCGAGCATCCAATCAGACAATATTCTGGTTGTTGTCCATGGGCAACCAGACTCGGCAAACAGTTGTGTGTGTCTGCGTGGGGATGGCGGTGCACATAATGCTCGTCCACCACGGCATAAAAGCGATTAATAAAGACATCGCCTAGAACGTCCTTCGCGCGCGCACGCGTTTCATCGGCGCCCAAGGGCGCTTGGTTGATTGTCATGTGGCTGCTCCATAAGTTCCGTTTTTCCGTGATCCATGATGAAACTTATCGAAATACTTTCACAAGCTGATGATGATCTTTTAAAAAAAGAGTGTCGGGATGACTTGCGGCTTGCGATGTGATCCGCGATCATGGGGGCCTCTTATCTCTCATTCCCCATGCTGGTCCTATGTCCGAGGTTGTGTCCTATCATGTGCTGCATTTCCCCTTGGATCCCTCCAGTCGGCGCGTGCGCTTGGCTTTGGCGGAAAAAGGGCTGAATTTCGAGCTGACGACCGAGCCGCCATGGGAGCGGCGTCCGGCTCTGATGGCGTTGAATCCGGCGGGCGAGGTGCCGGTATTGCAGATCAAGCAGGCCGACAAGCCGGATGAATCGGTGGTTCTGTGCGGTGTCGATTCGATTTGCGAGTATATCGAAGAAACGGCGGGCGGCCCCTTGCTGCTGGGCAATACGGCCATCAAGCGCGCTGAAACACGCCGCTTGGTCGCTTGGTTCGATCGTAAATTCGCGGCCGAGGTCACCGATTGCCTGTTGGGCGAAAAAGCCTTGCGCGGTCTGCGCGGCCAGGGTGGACCGGACCCGGTCTTTTTGCGGGTCGGTTATGCGAATATCCATTATCACCTGGATTATATCGCCTGGCTGTGTGAAAGACGGCGCTGGTTGGCGGGCGAGGCGATCTCGATGGCGGATCTTGCCGCCGCCGCGCATCTATCGGCGCTGGATTATCTGGGCGATGTGCCTTGGGACGCGCATGCCGGCGCGCGTGAATGGTATGCGCGCCTTAAATCGCGTCCGGCCTTTCGACCTTTGCTGGGCGACCATGTGCCTGGAATCGCGGCGGCGGCGCATTATGCGGACCTGGATTTCTAGGACCGCGCTTGGGCTTGTGTTATAAAAGATTCCACAAACCACTGCGAAAGGGATTGTCGCCATGCTCAAGGTTTCCTTTGGTGCCGATACGCCCTCTGGCAAGGGCGGCGTGGTGGTGTTGACGGTGGCGGAGTCGCAGACTCTGGGGCCGCGCGGCAAAGATTACGACCGTAAAAGCCAGGGCTGGTTAAAGCGCGCCATCGAAAGCGCCGAATTCACCGGGAAAAAGGGCGAAACGCTGGTCCTGCCCGCGCCGTCCGGCTTGGGTTGGCAGCGTTTGGTGCTTTTGGGCATTGGCCGTCCGGCTGTCTTGGACGCGATGGTGGCAGAGTCCATCGGCGGCACTTTAACGGCGTGCCTGGATGCGACCCATGTCGAGACCGCCTCTTTGGTGATTGATATATCGGATAAAGCGGGACTGGAAGCGGGAGTCTTCTCGGCGCATCTGGCCTATGGGGCGCTCTTGCGCTCGTGGTCGTTCGATAAATACCGCACCAAGCGCAAGCCTCAAGAAGGCAAGAAACTGGCGCAGTTGAATGTGATGACTGTCCAGGCGCCTGCCGCCAAGCGCGCTTTCGCGCCGCTGATCGCGGTGGCCGAGGGCGTGTTCATGGCGCGCGGTTTGGTCTGTGAGCCGCCCAATGTGCTGGGACCGCAGGAATTGGCGCAAGAGGCGCTGACGCTTAAGAAGTTGGGCGTTGATGTCGAGGTTCTGGATGAAAAGGCTTTGCGTAAACTGGGTATGGGGGCGCTGCTGGGTGTTGGACAGGGCAGCGTGCGGCCTTCGTCTTTGGTCGTCATGCGCTGGAACGGGGCCAAATCCACGGGCGGGGGCAAGGCGGCAGCCAAAGCCGCCCGTCCCATCGCCTTGGTGGGTAAGGGGGTCTGCTTCGATAGCGGTGGCTTGTCGCTGAAGCCCGCCGAAAGCATGATGAGCATGAAATATGATATGGCCGGCGCTGCCGCCGTTATCGGCACCATGCGTGCCTTGGCCTCGCGCAACGCCAAGGTGGATGTGGTGGGCGTGACACCGCTTGTTGAAAACATGCCTTCGGGCAGCGCGCAGCGTCCGGATGACGTGGTGACCTCGCTTTCCGGCCAGACGATCGAGGTGCTTAACACCGATGCCGAGGGGCGTCTGATCCTGGCGGACGCCTTGTGGTACACGAAGGAACGTTTCAAGCCGCGCTATATGGTGAACTTGGCCACCTTAACCGGTGCCATCGTCATCTCGCTGGGACATGACTATGCCGGGTTGTTCAGCAACAGCGATATGTTGTCCAGCCAACTGATCGAAGCCGGTCGGGAAGTCGAAGAAAAACTGTGGCGCATGCCGTTGTCACCTGTCGGTGAAAGCTATGATAAGGAGATCGACTCCGATATCGCGGATATGAAGAACATTCAAACCACGCGCGGCGCGGCGGGCAGCGTGACCGCCGCCCAGTTCCTTCAGCGTTTCGTCTCAGACACGCCATGGGCGCATCTGGATGTTGCCGGCATGGTCTGGAGCAAGAAGGATATGGCGACTTGCGGCAAGGGTGCCACGGGTTATGGCGTGCGCTTGCTAAATCACTGGATCATGAAAAACTTCGAATGATCAATACTTTACAGCTATTATGGTGTGATAGCTGAATGAGGTACGGTTTTTTGCTGGGCAGGCTATTCATGCATATGTTATTCTTCTGCCCTCATCGAACTTTATCATCGTTTACCATAGGGCCTTGCTGACGACATCTTGGCCCAAGGACAACTCGAAAGGAGCGCGACATGACCCTAGGAGTTCAATTCGGACAAGGTGCGGACACAACCCAATGGTGGCTCGGATCCATTGACAAGACTGTCTTGCCCAATCCTCTTCCTGAATCGCCGGTCGCGGATGCGCTGACCTCGCCTGTGTACATGGGGCCATGGTCCAGCGCAGTGCTCGCTGGTGGCGAGGGATCAATCCTCGCCAATACAAATGGTAGCGGGGCGCACAGCTTCGATGTAACAGGTCAGTGGCGTACGGTTAAGAACGTCTCGGCCTATTCCAGCTCTGCCGAGACGGTTTCCTTCGATGGCTTTGTCCATGTCGATGTCCGGGTCGGACAAATCGGTCATCATGACAGCCATGTCTCGATCTATGCTGCCAAACGCGCCAATGTGATCACCGGTGCCGGGGACGACACCGTGGATATCTACACGGCGAACAATATCGGAAATGTCAGCGACTACCGCATCACGACGGGCAAAGGCGATGATGTCGTCGTCATTCATCCCTTCGATATCGCGGCGGCGCGGGTTTCTGATCCGGCCACTTACGGTGTCACCGGCGGTCCGGCCATGTTGCAGGTGTTCGATGGCAGCCAAAGCAATGTTTATGCCAATCTGGGCGATGGCAACGACACTTTCGTCGGATTGGCCAGCAAGGATTATGTCCAAGGCGGTCAATGCAACGATTTGTTGATCGGTAATGGCGGCGATGATCGCCTTGATGGCGGTTCGGATCGTGATTTCCTGTATGGCGGCGCGGGGAATGATTTCCTCAACGGCGGCACCAACAGCACGGGATGCTTTCCTCAACTTAGCCTGTTCTCGTTTTTTGCCCGTTCGTGCCATCATGGCAGCGCGTCAGTGCCGTTGGCGTACCTGAGTGCCGAAGCGGCCCAGGGCGGCGATGGCGATGACACCTTGGTCAGCGTGGGTCGCGGCAGCGGCTATGCCAGTGTCAATGACGGCAGCGATATTCTGACCGGCGGTGCGGGGGCGGACAAGTTCTTCTTCTCGGGCAAGTCGGGCAATGACGTGGTTGCCGACTTTGTTGCCGGCGCGGCGAATGCCGATCCATCAGCCAATGCGGGTGACCGCTTGCTTCTCGGTGGCATCAAATATGACAATATCGCCGAGACGGTTGTCAGCCATGGCAGCTCGCGTTTCACCTTTATGCACGTCAACTACGATGGCGGGCACGATGATCTTTTGGTTCTGAGGGATCAACCCTCCTGGTTCGGTTCGATCAAGGAGTCGTTGGTTCTGAAGGACTTCTTCACCAATAATGACGGCGTCATCAACACCGCCTATTACGACAACACCAGTCTGACGGCCACGCAGGTCAATGCGCTGGGTAGCGACTCGATCATCAACTTCAAGGCAGATGATCACACGCAGATCGCAGCGGTCTTAGGTAACCTGTACGCCTAAGACGATGGCGCGTTCGTCGAACGCATTCTTGATCCCCCGTTCAGGGAAACCTGGACGGGGGATTTTTTCATTTTTAGATCGCATTTTCTCGGTACGTTGTTACGCTGAGCGAATACGGCTAGGGACGATCAATGGTCATGAAGGTCACGATTCTGGGCTGCGGAGCGACAAGCGGCGTGCCGACCATCGGCGGGCATTGGGGTGCGTGTGACCCCGCCAACCCGCGCAATAGACGTTTGCGATCATCGATTCTCATGGAGGAAGGCGAAACACGCCTTCTGGTGGACACGTCGCCCGATTTGAGAGCGCAGTTATTGGCGGCGGAGGTGGGCGAGATATCCGCTGTCGTTTATACCCACGCCCATGCCGACCACGCGCATGGCATCAATGATCTGCGGACGCTGGCCCTGAATATGAAGCGCTCGATGCCGATTTGGGCAGATGCCATGACGATAGAGGATTTGCGCTTACGATTTGGCTATCTTTTTACGGCGATTTATAAGCTCGATGGGTCTCGCGCTCCGATTGTAGAGCCGCATGAGATTCGGCCGCCCCATGCGTTCGAGATCGACGGCATCCGCCTGATCCCTTATGTGCAAGACCATGGCCCAGGCCAGACCAGTTTGGGCTTTCGTGTCGGAGACTTTGCCTAT contains these protein-coding regions:
- a CDS encoding DnaJ domain-containing protein, whose amino-acid sequence is MPNMRQRHAYFKAARESLRPAGGAVRACDHPGCAAPAEHRAPKSRDLKDYYWFCTEHARAYNTRWDYFQGMTADAIDAFRCADLLGHRPTWPLGSLGAKRRAAQEDDARRANEKKTATDHLARRLPAAGLSALAVMDLQPPVGFDDIRERYRTLVRRFHPDLRGEDNDSENRLKAVTQAYMVLKALYRPSQDDNE
- a CDS encoding polysaccharide biosynthesis tyrosine autokinase → MTRRRWRLVAISTTVMILLATILAFILPPQYSSEAVVLLDSRQQRVTNAEQVLSNLQVDSSSLRSEIDIITSRTMIDRVIDKLKLIEDPEFNSAARAVPWPMMPLHWLGLVASPQGEDRIRNEVARNIGAALDVRNEARSYSIRIRFRSQDPEKAARIANAFADAYLVDQLEAKFEAVQRANGWLSGRLDDLRGKVEAAEHAVEDFRQKANLTEAAQGTVLQQQLGQINTQMIQARAERSQAEARLRGAQSMTGARGSIEASGDVLASPLIQRLREQESEVQRKMADLESRYGERHPKIVNTRAELGDLRHKISEEAKKIIQGLHNEVEIAKAKENSLQSEMDKIEKTTGESMGQMVTLRQLQREADANRTLYESFLGRFKQTSEQQDLQMADARLIARAQPPVRPDFPSKPLFALLGLLVGMAVGLSLAWLVEYFDRGFRNAEQIESLLGLPAVGLVPSTRGSAGDQSPEDYVLDKPLSTFGESLRTVRTAVHFSNVDQPPKSVMITSAVPGEGKTTFSVSMGRVLAKSGNRVLLIDADMRRPKVSKLLASENGREAADLAQVLAGTRSVEQAIQVDTSSGLHFIAAHGETPNAQDLLGSHQMERLIRHMGEKYDLVIVDTPPILALADAAVVARWVDCTLLLVRWAETPRDMAAGAAHQLQSLGLHVAGVVLNQVDLAQHARYSYSDFGVAYGRYRDYYTN
- a CDS encoding AAA family ATPase, with translation MNSPDLRLPDLRLSVREVFGLDVDWTVPAFSAPDEHVPERDACYRFDHDTTLAILAGFAHNRRVLIQGLHGTGKSTHIEQVAARLNWPCLRINLDSHISRMDLLGKDAIVLREGVQVTEFREGILPWALQRPCALVFDEYDAGRPDVMFVIQRVLEVEGKLTLLDQSRVLHPHPAFRLLATANTVGLGDASGLYHGTQPINQGQMDRWNIVASLNYLPHEAEVAIVLARLPHLDTPQGRARVAAMVRVAAMTRVGLAAGDLSTVMSPRTVITWAENADIFGDLALAFRLTFLNKCDETQRATVAEYYQRCLDVELPESALTKTA
- the sppA gene encoding signal peptide peptidase SppA, translating into MLGRIGRILGRFLAVIGGGVVLVSVLGWIVLLNKKPVPVMPLPERMVLTLDLAEPLVEDAPDSPLVNLVRDMAISPPSRLRDVVRTLDAARKDERVRGLVVTFGDHQLGLAQAQEIATALERFRASGKFALAYAPSFGEASPGDRNLFLATQASRVYVQPVGSVGLAGLLIEIPYFRAVLDRFGVEPQIDKREAYKSAMNSVTDRAMGQAEGEMMTALARDVGRQIVTGISLGRCLPLSAVIAARDSGPLLAQEAQRAGLIDGQLYADQVLEQALDLADGEMPPWQMAGPRPPAPYTITPWQRTGPLSLDMMLGTTPQAPRSLIEQEEDEAERAAADADEDHAQSIDWSRYLAHVQSKKPKSPGPARVALIYGTGMITAESSHGGFDPTGSNDGIAARDMVETLRMAEEDDDLRVVILRLDTPGGSATASETIRRGVDRLRAAGKTVIVSMGATAASGGYWIASAADVIIAQPGTLTGSIGVLTGKMALEGLWKKLDVTWGRIQDGRNVGMWSNNTPYTPSEHERVNAALDDIYQGFLDRVAQGRHLDRDAVRRLAGGRVWTGAQAKELGLVDHLGGLDTAMVEARRRLGMPKDAPLAVRLLPPEPNLREAIMGLLHAFFADIGAAGRVSQSLAPMVKTWGPWLRAPSPHEARLPVPAEILAR